From Actinopolyspora lacussalsi, a single genomic window includes:
- a CDS encoding hypothetical protein (product_source=Hypo-rule applied; pfam=PF03860; superfamily=55666), with the protein MPYSKQLLETHPWAGHVDREVLSACIEACVECAQACTACADACLSEDDLQNLRRCVRLDLDCADICAVTTRVLSRQTAYDAPTSKGQLEACRESCATCAKECESHADMHEHCRLCAEACRRCERACEQLLQAMK; encoded by the coding sequence ATGCCGTACTCGAAACAACTTCTGGAGACCCACCCCTGGGCGGGTCATGTGGATCGCGAGGTCCTCAGCGCCTGTATCGAGGCGTGCGTGGAGTGCGCCCAAGCCTGCACCGCGTGTGCCGACGCGTGCCTGTCCGAAGACGACCTGCAGAATCTGCGTCGGTGCGTGCGTCTCGATCTGGACTGCGCGGACATCTGTGCGGTGACCACCCGTGTCCTGTCCCGACAGACCGCCTACGACGCGCCGACGTCGAAAGGCCAACTGGAGGCGTGCCGCGAGTCCTGCGCCACTTGCGCCAAAGAATGCGAAAGCCATGCCGATATGCACGAACACTGCCGGTTGTGCGCCGAGGCCTGCCGCCGTTGCGAGCGGGCCTGCGAACAACTGCTGCAGGCGATGAAGTAA